agcagcacgCGGCGTCCGGGAGCGCGAGCAGCGTTGTGCTTCCGGGAGCGGGCTTCCTGGCGCTGCCGGGCCccggcgtccatggcggcggcggcgacccgtTCGCGGCGTCGCtggcggtgccgccgccggcgtacGTGCAGATGGCGGAGATGGAGCGGAAGCGGGAGCTGCTGGCGCAGGAGCAGAGGATGTGGGCGCAGTACAGGCAGGGCGGGATGCAGGGCCGGACGGGGCTCAACGGGGTCGCCGTCGGTGGTGGCGGGAGCGCCTTTGTGGCGAACTCCTCCATGCCCATGCCCATGGCAGGGTACCACGGCGGCTACTACCACTACTAATAGAAGTAGTTCAAGAAGAAGCAGGGGAAGCAGAAGCTAGCACCATTTCCTCCTGTCTGTGAATAATGATACTCTGCTCATGAGATCATCAAGTGTTCAAAATTATCGTTATTATGATTCGAGTTGACCTGGTATTCTGATCTTTCTCGCTGCAGTAATCGAGATCAATCGGGTTTAGGAATAGTAAAAGAGATCGATCGGGAAAGATTGAGACTGAAAATATACAATGCACAGAATTGTGCTGATATCAAATCTGTTATCACCCCTTTCTGGTTTGTCCTGTGGGTGCTTGATAGATCGTCCTTGATATTTGGCATTTGCTGGTGCAAGTTTCACAACACATATATTTAATCGTTCTTTTTTCTGGGGTCAGTACATATATTATGGTACTTGCggagttgttgtttttttgttattgttgttgtgATTTTGATCATGTGAGGTTAAACAGTTGGGTTGCTAGCTAAAAGGCCAATGGTATCTTGAAATTCAGCTGGGAGCATCAAGACATCCGTTAATTAAGAGGTTAGTGATTAATCAATGTAATCAAGCACAGCCGGCGTGTTAATGGATCATTCGTCATGCAATGTGATGTCTAAAATATCTTTGCTTTTCTTGACGCGTCATGGGACCCTGGGATGAGATTGCATGGCGGACCAGTTTTCACTGTTAATTCAATGGCATTTCAGATTTCACTGCTACACGTACGCTGTAGCCAGGTTAGAGGTTAAAAAAGGAAACCTTGAGGTACCCTCCAAActttttagttcaaacaaatgaactactccctctgacccatattacttgtctaaatttatccaaatatagatgtatttatgtttaaaaatcgtctagatacatgtaatatttcaacaagtaatatgggtcggggGAGTAGTTTTTCAAGATGTGATGcgattttaaaattttagtccATTTGTTTAACcaaaatatatgaaaaatCCGGGGAGTTTGACGCCAGTTCTTATTGACTTGCGATGGGCTGAAATGCAACTCAAATATTCATGGGCCGAAGTATAAACAGGTTAAACAACAAATCATATATATCCACCACTTGAGAGGCCGGCTGCTAAAACATCTCCAAATGGGGATCACCATATGGTGAATGCTTTGGGCCAGGCCAGTAATGAGGGTGTGAAATGCCCGTCCAGCCCAACAAACGCATGGTATATACTTTGGGCCTGCTGGCAAGAATAAAGGAAGCCAGAAGAGAGATGTGCGTTTCGCTAAAAAAACCCAAGAGAGATATGCgttctttcttctcctcgaTCCCCCGacccctttcctttttcttttctctcgaGACAACACATGTCACTTCTCAAACAAAGGTCAAATATGTGTAGTACTTCCTCTGtctcaaaataaatgacgtgaatttgtatagattcttatgcaaatccatgtcacttatttcaggataGAGTGAGTATCATGTATCTACATTGTTTTCACTCTTCCATTCACAAGGCTGGTTGAAAGTGGTATATCTTGCATCAGAACAAGATATTCATGTGCTAGCAAGAAAGCACTAGCATCCTCTCTTCGTTTTCTCTTGTGTTTTGCTAAAATTCGTTTTCTCTATTCACTACTAATCCGTTAATAAATATAATAAGTTCTACCTTTGTCCCTAAGTCAAACCTTTTCAAGTTGAGGATTTTTACGGTACCTTGGTACTCCATAAGTATGGGTAGGAGTGCCAAGCAAATCTGGCCGTCCATAGGTGAGGGTAACTTAGACATTTTACGCACGGTACTCCGAACTTCTCGTATCTCCTTCCTGTCCAGCGAACGAGTGGCCGACGCCCCAATCAATCGTGccaccggccaccgccggAATCAATCACGGACTCTCCTGGATCCCCCACCGATTGCATGGTCGCATCTGCTGTCAGGCTGTCCTCAAGCCGTCGCCGCCCTTTCCTCTCACCCTCCCGCTCCTTCGTATTCTCATTTTGCATAGCGCGTGACGCCGGCGCCTACTCCCGATCGACCGCATGCCTCCAGTCCAGCATGGTCGAGGCCCCTAGGGCGCTCCATGGAGGAAGAAATTCATAGCATCACAGATAAGATCGGGTCAGTTGTTGATTTATGCTGACGCTGATTCTGTGGTTGCTGTCCACAACAGGATTTAGAACCTTAATCTGGTTAGATCTCAATAATCCGATAATGGCTTTGTGCAATTCAGTTTGAACTTCATGTGCTCCTCGTGTCCTCCGCGGGCGCGACATATCCGGCGACTCCAGCGACATGTACGGCATTGAGTTCGTCCCGGCTGCTCGGGATTAACTCCTAGATATTGGTGGCCGCACGGCAGTGGATCCCTGGCTGCCATATCTTGTGACTCAATTGAGAATTTTAGGGTTTGTCGAACAGGGATCTATGTCTCTGCATTTTCTTCAATCGTTTTGTGTTTTCTGTACGAGGAACAATTATTAACTgctgagaaaaaaagaagcaagtgCTATGATTACGCTTTTGTCCCTCTTGTTTAGGCACTCCGTGATTTTTTTAGACGGTACTCCCCCGTGCTTGTGATGGAGTACCAAATAAAATTAGCCATTGGATTGAGGCAAATGGATGGTTCAGGGTACCTTATGGATCATGCCTTCTTATTACTTGGACCGTACGTGCACTGGGTAGATCGATATATGCAAACCATGTACATATAATATGTTTACAGATAGATGATTGAAATGTTTTTTCAACAGCAGTCTACTCTACTCTGTGCAGGCAGTCACATATCTATTCATTCCATGGGAATTGGCGCCACCACCAAATGTGCATACGTACGTCCTACACAATCTATGAGATACCTTAAAGAATGTACGCGTTCCATCGTCTCGGAATTGCAtgatgtgcatgcatgggttCAATCACAAGCATAGCACaggagagagatagagagtgTGTGAGTGTGAGTGCATGTGCATTGGTTTGCTTTATTCTCCCAAAGGGGGATACACACACAGAGCTGGTCTGCCAAGCTGCCTGAGAGAGGGATGGCCTAGGCCTTCGAGAAAGCAAAGCTAGCCAAAGCCAAAGCCAAAGCAAATGCATGCACAAGAAAGCCAAAGCATCTAGCAGCAGCTGGGAGAATCTGATTCCTTCCGAGAGAGTAACATGCAAAAAGATCAAAATCCACATCCAAGGATTCTAGATCTTGCTACCTCTTGCTTGGACTATTCCAATAAGCTCGCATTACtgatcccctctctctctctctggctaGCTTTCGTCATAATCCTCTTTCTCGTCATGGTCTACATTCTTTCGTACGCTTCTTTCGCTTTTCGAGTACCAGTGTTGatgcaggcagcagcagcttgtgCTTTTGGGGCGCACCGTTTCTCGTCCATGGCTCTCCAGTAGAtcctagctatagctagcggCAGGCAAAGCATCtgtcttctcttgatctcagTGCTACCTCCAATCGATCTCAGACTTCTATGTAACCGATATCTATCCATGGATAAAATCTTCATcgcctcatgcatgcatgacatatgtatatatatagaggttTTTCCATCGGAAACTCTTTTCTACCGGCTCCGCGATGTAGCGGAGCCATCAGAACCCATGTGTTGCATGCGACCAACCACACGCTGGCACGTGGCATTATGCACCATATACAATtaaatatatcatatatcaTTGACTGACACCATGTACAAACACCACATATATATTGACTGATACCGTATGTCATTGACCGGTATCATGTACCAATATCATATACCATTTACCCAtaacaaaatataataaaaagATGGGCCGGGCCAACACCACGTGTCTCCTTCTGTTGGCACAGCTACGTAGCGGTGCCGGTAGAATCGCTGCTTACGTTCTTCCATCCATAATTGCAAATGCATGCAGAAGCTGGGGAAacatcctccttttcgaaaagagAAATTGCAAATATATCTGGCTAGCACCTAAAGTTCTTCTCATGAATAATAtagatgcatgcatccatgcaactgaaactagctagctagctagccaaatgctatactccctccggtccataAAAATTGTCCCTCACttttggagggagtaccatataAGAGAATCGATCGGTCGAGGTAGCGTAGTGCTACTACAATTTAATTGCATACTGGCTAAGTGGCCTGTGCGTTGCAACAGTCTTCACAACGGTTTTTTTAGAGCATGTGAATTGATGTCTTAAAGGTTCGCTGCTGATTTTGGgctagcatatatatatatatactccctccgatccatataataagtgtcgctgatttagtacaactttgttctaaatcaacggcacttattatggatcggatggagtatataacagctatatatatatatttataatCTCCTTACCTTCGTACGTTCTGTCACAATGTGAAAAGAGAGGGGGAGAAAGGGAAAGGTAGAAACTAAAGAACCGACCCTTACTATTGAGTGCATGCAGGACCTCTCTTTGACTAGGTGCCTTTAATTTGCAGCCGTACGTGATCAACATTGACTGCAATGAGAGATTAACATATACTCCATATAGTACTACACAGTACACACAGATCATCGATCCATGCATCGCTGGGTATTGCATGTTAATTTATTTGTTagagccatgcatgcacgcaacACATATATGCATCGcatttcaattttatttttctttgtgcTTACACGTGTTAATTAACTCCTAGCAGGCTGATCCGGTGATCAAGGGAACTAAGTAGCATCCTAACTGCTAAATCAATTTAATTTCACACCGGTTATTATTAAGATCAATGCCAAAGCtctacatgcatgtatgtattaaCAATTTTGAACTTTAACCGTGACAGATGATTCTGCGAACGATTTGTCATAAGGCGTCGTCAAACATTTTGACATTTCTGCACAATTGAATGGAAACTACTATACGTAGAGAGAGTTCATAATTGATTATCTAAAAAAGAAAGTTTAGATCGATCAGTTGACATATAATAAAAGGAGTTCTTCATAAACAAAATGAACATCACTAGTACTAGTAAACCAAGTACACACATAATTAACTTCACCCCGAAATGCATGCGCGAGAAAAcctagaagaagaagaaaacacatAGCAAGTGATCGATCATGCCAGCTAAACTAGCTAATTGACACTAATAATTGTGCATGATCATATCAAACAAGCTAGCACACACACAACaccatccatccatgcatcCTTGCTTCCACACCTTtcctccatgcatgcatggggcaTGCATCCACACCATGAGCAAACTAACGAACTACCAATGCAAAGCTTTTGATCTATATCTCACATAACACCCCTCCATCGATCTAAAAGGCAGTTAAGATCAAGTTAGCTTATGCATTACAAGAGATGGTTACCTCTGGCGGCAGTATTGGAGTTATACGAACTTGTGTAGCCTGCATTgagctggtggtggtgatcaCCATTACCATACATACTGATGATGTTGCTGCCGCCCCTTGTAAACCCGTCTTCCCTCTTTGAAGACGGCATCGTCGTTGCAGAAGCATGATGGAACTGGttgtcttcttctccgaccacCTCGCCGTTGCCATTGCCGCCGTGGTCTAGGCCTAGGTAATGGAACATCCCCGGCGCTGCTGGAGCCAGATGATTGTCGGCTGCCGCCATTGCGTGGAAGAACGGGAAGCCCGCCGGGATCTGCTGCACCGATCTCCACTGCTCCatggcgccaccgccgccgcccaatgAGTAGCATCCTGCAGGTACGTCTacggagccggaggaggtcagcggcggcggcttccccatcccgccggcgccggagacgaaggtCGAGCCGAGGCTCATGGCGTCGAAGTCGGCCAGCcgaagcagcggcggcagcaggccAGAGGGCAGCTGCTGGTGGTTCCCAGTCGGGAGCATcgcgggcggcgcgctcgtcggtgccgtcgccggagccgaggaagacgaagtgGCGGGCTGCTGCTTCGGCTGCTTGGCGCGCTTGGCGTGGCGGCGGTacccgccgccgacggggaCGTTgcggagggcgccgccgcgggtcCAGTAGCGGCGGCAGGCGCGGCAGAAGTGGCGGGGCTGggagagggagtagttgttgAAGTAGCAGAACTTGGTGTTGGCCGAGTCGCAGCGCGGGCACTTGAGCCCTTGCTCCGGCAGCGGCACGCGCGCCAGCCGCGCCCGCTCCGACATCGACATCGGCTtccccgccatggccgccgcctgtGCCTGCTGTgctcctccatggccgccgccttctgcaagctgctgctgctgctgctgcatctgcATGATGGACGGCTGCAGGAGCTGCTCATGGCAGCTGCCGTCTGTTGCACTGGCTGATCCTGCGACGacgacctgctgctgctggtgatgAGGATGGCGCTGGAAATTGTTATTGATCTGGCCGGAGATCGATCAGGattcaggaggaagaagaattaATCAAGAACTGAACTGatcaaagggaaaaaaaattaaagctGAAATTTtatggctagctagctataaaATGGAAATTTGTGCATGCCAATTAAGTTGTACTAGTGGTCCAGTATATACCAAGACCAAGattatacacacacacatagtGTGTGAATTGGATCAGAATAATTTATCCAAAGTATTAATACTCTTCTAAGaactttctcttttttctgcttttatttttgcttgtgcaaaagagaaagagtagTGAACAAAATCTtcggaaaagaaaaggggaaGCTTTGGAGAGGAACCAATGAAATTGAATAGATTACCTGGTTATTATCATTCCAGCTTGAGGAATCCAGGAAGGAAGCAGGGGGGAAGATCATGGTGGGGGGAGATGTTATCCGGAGAAAGTGAGTCTTCTTCAGTCTTGTATGCTGGCTTGCAAGGCAGActaagctagctagggtttggcAAGCTCTCTTGTCTTCTCCTTTCCCTTGTGTAAGctagcaagagcttctgctgCCTCTTGTGTGGCTAAAGGTTGTGCTTGATAGAGGCTTGGTAGTGGGAGACGAGAGAGCTAGCTAAGCCTCCTCCTCATGGTCCTCATGGGATTTGGAAAAAATTATATGGGGAATCAGCTGagaaagaggaagaggaaaaaggaaaaggagggaTGAGAGAGTGAGACAGGATTAGTGAGGGGTGAGGTGGGATGAGGGAGAAAAAGCAGCGAAAAAGTAGCCTTGTACCTTCTATGTGGCCCTGTTTAATTTGTGATATACTGTGGCTTTTTTCTTCTAGCTctctggtgctgctgctgcttgtgtgtgtgtgtgtgtggagcGACAGCCGGCCCCACCGGTTTTTGTGTTAATTAATAAGGGGATCACAAGAACCAAGGAATAATCCTCGTGAGTAGCTAGTCAAGTTTTTTAATATTCAGTTTAGCCAACAGAAGCGTGTGATTTTCTCTTGTACAAAGGGAATTAAATTATCCATGAATGCACATCAATCGGTATTTCAGATGCCCCAATTAGAAAGAGTTTTTTACGCTATGAATGCTGGACAGGTTTCAGATCTCGATCGAGGCTTATGATCGATCGAGCTGCTTGAGTTTCGTTCATTTTTTGGATTGGATTCGGAAAGGATCGGAATTCCAAAATTAAGATTCTGGAACTCAAATGCAAACAACATCAATATGTGACAGTTCTGTACGTATATGCGTTACAAGCCATTTTTCTAGACTTGTAATTTGCTCTAGCTACCTACTCCActgttcatgacaaaagatgAATGATCCAAGCTTTGACAAATTTATTGTCCTCTCCTACTTTCCCATTGTGTTATACTATATGAAACATTGAGTATGTTTGTAGCCAAGAAAATAGCAAGCGTTAATGGAAAGATAGAAGCAAAAGCGCTCGCGATTGCTGATCGAACTATATTGTGTTGAACTTATTTTACAATCTATTATAAAGAAAATGCCAAAGAACGAAAATTTGAGttagacaaaaaaataaaataggcAAAAGTTTGACCAATTAAGTTTATAGAAATATACTACCTACATCTACAATtctaaattaattttatttaattatatatatatatatatattagtaCATTTTTCATAAACttaataaaaataagaaattTGAATTAGGGCAAAACTAGAATATCTTATCAATTGGAATGAGGGAATAGTATATACGTGTCAACCCCACATGACAAGTACTTGGGATGCTAGTTTTGGACTATTCTAAGTGTTCCATCACCTTAAGAATTAACCGCGTCGCGCGAAGCAAGGACAAAAGCGTGTACTTGTCCACCAAGAGGCTGGTCACTGAGAATGTTTTTAGCTAATTGGGAGTGTGCTGATTCGAGCAGCTGCAAACAGGAATAATCAAAGTATTTTCCTGTGCAAATAAAGTGAAAAAAATGCATGGAGATGATTGCttggaaaataaataaaggcaATGCATCGATGAGCCATAGTGAGTTTAGAGCAGTAGTCATGGTCAATCAGATTGCGGCCATAGTCTGGTccctaaaaggaaaaaagaaattaaagcAGCTAAGCATAGCACTGCCTCTATTATGCATGTGCGTCTGATGGATCTGTCGTTTCTTGTCACATCCTTTAGCAGTGCAGCTAACTAGCTTCCCTGCTAAGCCTCTGCTTCAGCAACAATTAGTATCTTGGTTATCTTAATCAAAGTCGCTGCAAATTAAGTGCAAGTAGGACCATTGCTGAGGCAGTTACAGGCTTGCCCATATCACCAAGTTATAATCATTAAAATATTTGCTGGGCACAATCGATCGACTTAAAGTTTCTTTTAGTCGATCGAATTAATATATGGTCAATCATCTCAGAAGCCAGATTCGTTATGATATTACAGAGGGAAAAAGCTGAGAGTGGATTTCCCGCACACGGTGGCGACCGCACTTGAAATCCCGTCCATCGGAGATTTATGCCAGGAAAAC
The Brachypodium distachyon strain Bd21 chromosome 2, Brachypodium_distachyon_v3.0, whole genome shotgun sequence genome window above contains:
- the LOC100830925 gene encoding dof zinc finger protein DOF3.2 isoform X2 yields the protein MIFPPASFLDSSSWNDNNQQQQVVVAGSASATDGSCHEQLLQPSIMQMQQQQQQLAEGGGHGGAQQAQAAAMAGKPMSMSERARLARVPLPEQGLKCPRCDSANTKFCYFNNYSLSQPRHFCRACRRYWTRGGALRNVPVGGGYRRHAKRAKQPKQQPATSSSSAPATAPTSAPPAMLPTGNHQQLPSGLLPPLLRLADFDAMSLGSTFVSGAGGMGKPPPLTSSGSVDVPAGCYSLGGGGGAMEQWRSVQQIPAGFPFFHAMAAADNHLAPAAPGMFHYLGLDHGGNGNGEVVGEEDNQFHHASATTMPSSKREDGFTRGGSNIISMYGNGDHHHQLNAGYTSSYNSNTAARGNHLL
- the LOC100830925 gene encoding dof zinc finger protein DOF3.2 isoform X3, which codes for MIFPPASFLDSSSWNDNNQQQVVVAGSASATDGSCHEQLLQPSIMQMQQQQQQLAEGGGHGGAQQAQAAAMAGKPMSMSERARLARVPLPEQGLKCPRCDSANTKFCYFNNYSLSQPRHFCRACRRYWTRGGALRNVPVGGGYRRHAKRAKQPKQQPATSSSSAPATAPTSAPPAMLPTGNHQQLPSGLLPPLLRLADFDAMSLGSTFVSGAGGMGKPPPLTSSGSVDVPAGCYSLGGGGGAMEQWRSVQQIPAGFPFFHAMAAADNHLAPAAPGMFHYLGLDHGGNGNGEVVGEEDNQFHHASATTMPSSKREDGFTRGGSNIISMYGNGDHHHQLNAGYTSSYNSNTAARGNHLL
- the LOC100830925 gene encoding dof zinc finger protein DOF3.6 isoform X1, with the protein product MIFPPASFLDSSSWNDNNQINNNFQRHPHHQQQQVVVAGSASATDGSCHEQLLQPSIMQMQQQQQQLAEGGGHGGAQQAQAAAMAGKPMSMSERARLARVPLPEQGLKCPRCDSANTKFCYFNNYSLSQPRHFCRACRRYWTRGGALRNVPVGGGYRRHAKRAKQPKQQPATSSSSAPATAPTSAPPAMLPTGNHQQLPSGLLPPLLRLADFDAMSLGSTFVSGAGGMGKPPPLTSSGSVDVPAGCYSLGGGGGAMEQWRSVQQIPAGFPFFHAMAAADNHLAPAAPGMFHYLGLDHGGNGNGEVVGEEDNQFHHASATTMPSSKREDGFTRGGSNIISMYGNGDHHHQLNAGYTSSYNSNTAARGNHLL